The Mycolicibacterium fluoranthenivorans genome has a window encoding:
- a CDS encoding glutamate synthase subunit beta: MADPTGFLKVTKREAAKRSVDERVGDWREVYESQEPRKRAAEVSQQARRCMDCGIPFCHSGTAGCPLGNLIPEWNDLVRRGRWDAASDRLHATNNFPEFTGRLCPAPCEAACVLSISDEQTGGSVTIKRIEQTIVDQAWLAGTVEPQPSAISTGKSVAVVGSGPAGLAAAQQLTRAGHHVTVYERDDRIGGLMRYGIPEYKLEKSTLNQRLTQMRAEGTRFVTDCEVGVDLTVDRLRAEYDAVVLAVGALRARDNQVEGRHLDGVHLAMEHLVPANKECEGDGASELSAAGKHVVIIGGGDTGADCLGTAHRQGAISVTQLDYNPEPPELRDESVSPWPTWPLVLRTSPAHAEGGARRFEVAVQRFIGDGADGTTGNLRAMEIAEVKVERDENGRRIITPVGEAMEIPCDLALLAIGFEGVEHMALLDGLDLSLTRRGTVSCGSDWQTDAPGVFVCGDAHRGASLIVWAIAEGRSAAHAVDAFLMGESDLPAPVRPGTLPLAVV; this comes from the coding sequence GTGGCTGATCCCACCGGATTCCTGAAAGTCACCAAACGCGAAGCGGCCAAACGCTCCGTCGATGAGCGCGTCGGCGACTGGCGCGAGGTCTATGAGTCGCAGGAGCCACGCAAGCGGGCCGCCGAGGTGTCCCAGCAGGCGCGGCGCTGCATGGACTGCGGTATCCCGTTCTGCCACTCCGGCACCGCGGGATGTCCGTTGGGCAATCTCATCCCGGAATGGAACGACCTGGTGCGCCGCGGCAGGTGGGATGCTGCCAGTGACCGGCTGCACGCCACCAACAACTTCCCGGAATTCACCGGGCGGTTGTGCCCGGCGCCCTGTGAGGCGGCGTGCGTGCTGTCCATCTCCGACGAGCAGACCGGCGGCAGCGTCACCATCAAACGGATCGAGCAGACGATCGTCGACCAGGCCTGGCTGGCCGGCACCGTGGAACCGCAGCCCTCGGCCATCTCGACCGGTAAGAGCGTCGCGGTCGTCGGGTCGGGTCCTGCGGGTCTCGCTGCGGCGCAACAGCTCACCCGGGCCGGCCATCACGTCACCGTGTACGAACGCGATGACCGGATCGGCGGGCTCATGCGGTACGGCATTCCGGAGTACAAACTGGAGAAGTCGACGCTCAACCAGCGCCTGACCCAGATGCGGGCCGAGGGAACGCGTTTCGTCACCGACTGCGAGGTGGGTGTCGACCTGACGGTGGACCGCCTGCGCGCGGAGTACGACGCCGTGGTGCTCGCGGTGGGTGCGTTGCGCGCGCGCGACAACCAGGTCGAGGGCCGTCATCTGGACGGGGTGCACCTCGCGATGGAGCACCTGGTGCCGGCCAACAAGGAGTGTGAGGGCGACGGCGCCTCGGAGCTGTCCGCGGCGGGCAAGCATGTGGTGATCATCGGCGGCGGGGACACCGGTGCGGACTGTCTGGGCACCGCCCATCGCCAGGGCGCGATCTCGGTGACCCAGCTCGACTACAACCCGGAACCACCGGAACTCCGTGACGAATCCGTGAGCCCGTGGCCGACCTGGCCACTGGTGCTGCGGACCTCACCGGCGCATGCCGAGGGCGGGGCGCGGCGGTTCGAGGTCGCCGTGCAGCGCTTCATCGGTGACGGGGCCGACGGCACCACGGGCAATCTGCGCGCCATGGAGATCGCCGAGGTCAAGGTCGAACGCGACGAGAATGGGCGCCGGATCATCACACCGGTCGGTGAGGCGATGGAGATCCCGTGCGATCTGGCGCTGCTGGCGATCGGATTCGAGGGCGTCGAACACATGGCCCTGCTGGACGGCCTGGACCTGTCGCTGACCAGACGTGGCACCGTGTCATGCGGTTCGGACTGGCAGACGGACGCGCCCGGGGTGTTCGTCTGCGGGGACGCCCACCGCGGGGCCTCGCTGATCGTGTGGGCCATCGCCGAGGGGCGCAGCGCCGCGCATGCGGTCGACGCGTTCCTGATGGGGGAGTCGGATCTGCCCGCGCCGGTGCGACCGGGAACCCTGCCTCTGGCCGTCGTGTGA
- the pyk gene encoding pyruvate kinase — MNRRGKIVCTLGPATGTEEMVKALVEAGMDVARLNFSHGEHSDHEGNYRRVRAASDAAGRAVGILADLQGPKIRLGRFATGATLWQAGETIRITVEDFMGTHDRVSTTYKQLANDASPGDRLLVDDGNVGLVVEHVDGNDVVCTVTEGGRVSNNKGLSLPGMNVSVPALSEKDIADLEFALNLGVDLIALSFVRSPADIELVHEVMDRVGRRVPVIAKLEKPEAVDNLEAIVLAFDAIMVARGDLGVELPLEEVPLVQKRAIQMARENAKPVIVATQMLESMIDHSRPTRAEASDVANAVLDGADAVMLSGETSVGKYPLETVRTMARIVAAVEDNSTAVPQLTHTPRTKRGVISYAARDIGERLDAKALVAFTQSGDTVRRLARLHTPLPLLAFTPLPEVRSQLALTWGTETFIVPHMQTTDDMIKQVDESLLGLGRYKRGDLVVIVAGAPPGTVGSTNLIHVHRIGEDDHA, encoded by the coding sequence GTGAATAGACGCGGAAAGATCGTCTGTACCCTCGGCCCGGCGACGGGCACCGAGGAGATGGTGAAGGCCCTGGTCGAAGCCGGAATGGACGTCGCGCGGCTGAACTTCAGCCACGGCGAGCACTCCGATCACGAAGGCAACTACAGGCGGGTCCGGGCGGCCTCGGACGCCGCCGGTCGAGCGGTCGGCATCCTCGCCGACCTGCAGGGACCCAAGATCCGGCTGGGCCGGTTCGCCACCGGTGCCACGTTGTGGCAGGCCGGTGAGACCATCCGAATCACCGTCGAGGACTTCATGGGCACCCACGACCGGGTGTCCACCACGTACAAGCAGCTGGCCAATGACGCCTCTCCCGGCGACCGGCTGCTGGTCGACGACGGCAACGTCGGCCTCGTGGTCGAGCATGTCGACGGCAACGACGTGGTCTGCACCGTCACCGAGGGCGGTCGCGTCAGCAACAACAAGGGCCTCTCGCTGCCCGGGATGAACGTCTCGGTGCCCGCGCTGTCCGAGAAGGACATCGCCGATCTGGAGTTCGCGCTCAACCTCGGCGTCGACCTGATCGCGCTGTCCTTCGTGCGGTCTCCGGCCGATATCGAGCTGGTGCACGAGGTGATGGACCGGGTCGGGCGCCGCGTCCCCGTCATCGCCAAGCTGGAGAAGCCCGAGGCCGTCGACAACCTGGAGGCCATCGTGCTGGCCTTCGACGCGATCATGGTGGCCCGCGGTGACCTGGGTGTCGAGCTCCCACTGGAAGAGGTGCCGCTGGTACAGAAGCGCGCCATCCAGATGGCCCGCGAGAACGCCAAACCCGTCATCGTCGCGACCCAGATGCTGGAGTCGATGATCGACCACTCGCGACCCACCCGCGCGGAGGCGTCCGACGTCGCCAACGCCGTGCTGGACGGTGCGGACGCCGTCATGCTCTCGGGTGAGACCTCGGTGGGCAAATACCCGCTGGAGACGGTGCGCACCATGGCTCGCATCGTCGCCGCGGTCGAGGACAACTCGACGGCGGTGCCGCAGCTCACCCACACGCCGCGCACCAAGCGGGGCGTCATCTCCTACGCCGCACGCGATATCGGCGAGCGTCTCGACGCCAAGGCGCTGGTCGCCTTCACCCAGTCCGGTGACACCGTGCGCCGGCTGGCCCGGTTGCACACCCCGCTGCCGCTGCTGGCGTTCACCCCGCTGCCCGAGGTGCGCAGCCAGCTCGCCCTGACCTGGGGCACCGAGACGTTTATCGTCCCGCACATGCAGACCACCGACGACATGATCAAGCAGGTCGACGAGTCGCTGCTGGGGCTGGGCCGCTACAAGCGCGGTGACCTGGTGGTCATCGTCGCAGGTGCCCCGCCAGGCACAGTAGGCTCGACCAACCTGATCCATGTGCACCGGATCGGCGAGGACGACCACGCATAG
- a CDS encoding acyl-CoA thioesterase II: MSAEHLQELLTVLDLTRVGEDAFTGTHPSLNPVRTFGGQMMAQAFVAASRTVPEHLPPTTLSMHFIAGGDPAKDLEFQVVRLRDERRFANRRVDVTQDGVLLGTALVSHLAGGRGLEHNVPLPDVPHPATLPTIDDLLIGYEETVPLFVAALKPIQWRYTNDPAWVMRDKGDRLEHNRVWLTADGPMPDDPVLHAAALVYSSDTTVLDPIITRHGLSWGFDRIFAVTMNHTVWFHQPVRFDEWMLYATSSPVAADSRGLSNGHFFRGDGQIVATVMQEGIIKYFPPR; this comes from the coding sequence TTGTCGGCAGAGCACCTTCAGGAACTGCTGACGGTCCTTGATCTCACCCGGGTGGGCGAGGATGCGTTCACCGGAACGCATCCGAGCCTCAACCCCGTTCGCACGTTCGGCGGCCAGATGATGGCGCAGGCGTTCGTCGCGGCCAGCCGCACGGTGCCCGAACACCTGCCGCCGACCACGTTGTCGATGCACTTCATCGCGGGCGGCGATCCGGCCAAAGATCTGGAATTCCAGGTCGTTCGGTTGCGTGACGAACGGCGGTTCGCCAATCGCCGCGTGGATGTCACCCAGGACGGGGTACTGCTGGGCACCGCCCTGGTGTCACATCTGGCCGGTGGCCGCGGACTCGAGCACAACGTTCCGCTGCCCGACGTGCCGCATCCGGCGACCCTGCCCACCATCGACGACTTGCTGATCGGCTACGAGGAGACGGTGCCGCTGTTCGTCGCCGCACTGAAACCCATCCAGTGGCGGTACACGAACGACCCGGCGTGGGTGATGCGCGACAAAGGCGACCGGTTGGAGCACAACCGGGTCTGGCTGACCGCCGACGGTCCGATGCCCGACGATCCGGTGCTGCATGCCGCGGCGCTGGTGTATTCGTCGGACACCACGGTGTTGGACCCGATCATCACCCGGCACGGCCTGTCCTGGGGTTTCGATCGGATCTTCGCGGTGACGATGAACCACACGGTGTGGTTCCACCAGCCGGTGCGGTTCGACGAGTGGATGCTGTACGCCACATCGTCGCCGGTGGCGGCCGACTCGCGTGGCCTGAGCAACGGCCACTTCTTCCGCGGCGACGGTCAGATCGTGGCGACGGTCATGCAGGAAGGCATCATCAAGTACTTCCCGCCTCGCTAG
- a CDS encoding DUF4190 domain-containing protein, which translates to MSSYGPYGGQYGEQYPGQGPYPPPPPQPYAGYGPPPIGPRNGLGITALILAVVGLLFSWTIAGGIILGLVALIIGFAARGRVKRGEATNGGLALSGIVLGALAIVLGLVFIPVWIGFFSQLGVGDYVDCMQKAGNDRAAQLQCESNMRDKIETDYGVTITPTP; encoded by the coding sequence ATGAGCTCCTATGGGCCGTACGGCGGACAGTACGGCGAGCAGTATCCGGGCCAGGGCCCCTATCCCCCGCCTCCCCCGCAGCCCTACGCCGGCTACGGCCCGCCACCGATCGGTCCGCGTAACGGACTCGGTATCACCGCACTGATCCTGGCCGTCGTGGGACTGTTGTTCTCCTGGACCATCGCGGGCGGCATCATCCTCGGGCTGGTCGCCCTGATCATCGGGTTCGCGGCACGGGGTCGCGTCAAACGCGGCGAGGCCACCAACGGCGGGCTGGCGCTCTCCGGAATCGTGCTGGGCGCCTTGGCGATCGTGCTCGGGCTGGTGTTCATCCCGGTCTGGATCGGCTTCTTCTCCCAGCTGGGCGTCGGTGACTACGTGGACTGCATGCAGAAGGCCGGCAACGACCGGGCCGCCCAGTTGCAGTGTGAGAGCAACATGCGCGACAAGATCGAGACGGACTACGGAGTGACGATCACGCCCACGCCCTAG
- a CDS encoding ATP-binding cassette domain-containing protein, with the protein MSPRDVLGLLRPRLPRLALAVLFGTLALGSALALATVSAWLITRAWQMPPVLDLSVAVVAVRALGISRGVFSYCERLAIHDVALRSAGHARAGLYRRLTQLPQDTALRLHSGELVARLGSSVDELADVLVRAVLPICVAVLLSAAGITIIGLISPAAAAVLAGCLLVAGVLAPWLAAQASNAAEQLAADQHSARDTAAVLALEHAAELRVCGRLPEVIAESERRQRDWGRELDRSAAPAALAAAATTAAVGAAVLAAAFIGITLAPVTAPTTLAILMLVPLSAFEATTALPAAAVALVRARLAAGRIGDIVAPVRDGRQRPATPEVELEPGGRLAVVGPSGCGKTTMLMRIADEYPESPLTAAFFAEDAHLFDTTVRDNLLVARGDATDGELLAALDRVGLREWLDQLPDGLSTILTGGAAAVSAGQRRRLLLARALISDFPVVLLDEPTEHLDEADSDRLLRGLLTPGELFARERTVVVATHHLPADIGAPTVKLRGTPVQ; encoded by the coding sequence GTGTCCCCTCGTGACGTGCTGGGCCTGCTGCGGCCGCGATTGCCGCGGCTGGCCCTGGCCGTGCTGTTCGGCACCCTCGCCCTGGGCAGCGCGCTGGCCCTGGCGACGGTGTCGGCCTGGCTGATCACCCGGGCCTGGCAGATGCCGCCGGTGCTGGATCTCAGCGTCGCGGTGGTCGCCGTGCGTGCACTGGGCATTTCGCGGGGCGTGTTCAGCTACTGCGAACGGCTGGCCATCCACGACGTCGCGCTGCGCTCGGCCGGCCACGCCCGGGCCGGCCTGTACCGGCGGCTGACCCAATTGCCACAGGACACCGCCCTGCGATTGCACAGCGGCGAATTGGTGGCGCGCCTGGGCAGTTCGGTCGACGAACTCGCCGATGTGTTGGTGCGGGCGGTGCTGCCGATCTGTGTCGCGGTACTGCTGTCGGCGGCCGGGATCACGATCATCGGACTGATCTCGCCCGCTGCCGCAGCGGTGCTGGCCGGCTGCTTGCTGGTGGCCGGGGTGCTGGCGCCGTGGCTGGCGGCCCAGGCGTCGAACGCCGCCGAACAGCTCGCCGCCGACCAGCACAGCGCTCGCGATACCGCCGCCGTCCTCGCCCTGGAACACGCCGCCGAATTGCGGGTGTGCGGCCGGCTCCCTGAGGTGATCGCCGAATCCGAGCGGCGGCAACGGGATTGGGGCCGCGAACTGGACCGCTCGGCGGCGCCCGCCGCCCTGGCCGCCGCGGCGACCACCGCGGCCGTCGGCGCGGCGGTCCTGGCCGCGGCTTTTATCGGCATCACCCTGGCCCCGGTCACCGCACCGACCACGCTGGCCATCCTCATGCTGGTGCCGTTGTCGGCATTCGAGGCGACCACCGCACTTCCGGCCGCAGCCGTGGCCCTGGTGCGCGCCCGGCTGGCAGCCGGCCGGATCGGCGATATCGTCGCGCCGGTTCGCGACGGCCGGCAGCGGCCCGCTACCCCGGAGGTGGAGCTGGAACCCGGCGGCCGGCTGGCCGTGGTGGGCCCGAGCGGATGCGGAAAGACCACCATGCTCATGAGAATTGCCGACGAATATCCCGAGAGTCCCCTGACTGCAGCATTTTTCGCCGAAGACGCGCACCTGTTCGACACCACCGTGCGGGACAACCTGTTGGTGGCCCGCGGGGATGCGACCGATGGGGAACTGCTGGCGGCACTGGACAGGGTGGGACTTCGGGAGTGGCTCGACCAGCTGCCCGACGGGCTGAGCACCATCCTGACCGGCGGCGCGGCGGCCGTCTCCGCCGGACAGCGCCGACGCCTGCTGTTGGCCCGCGCGTTGATCTCGGACTTCCCCGTCGTGCTGCTCGATGAGCCGACCGAGCACCTGGACGAGGCCGACAGCGACCGGTTGCTGCGCGGATTGCTCACCCCCGGTGAACTGTTCGCACGCGAGCGCACCGTCGTCGTCGCCACGCACCACCTGCCCGCGGACATCGGCGCTCCGACGGTGAAGTTACGCGGCACACCGGTTCAGTGA
- the cydD gene encoding thiol reductant ABC exporter subunit CydD codes for MRRYLVASAACGVLIGGATVASAWVLAHLVAGVITDPTSRTVAHWSGQLLILAGLWAVRTAGSWLQARLSQRAATAVIGELSAEVLRSVTARAPHELTSVRDEAAVILTRGLDGLRPYFTGYLPAAVLAGILTPLTVIVIAVADLQAAVIVAIALPLIPLFMILIGRLTADRSAAALAAMTTLQSRLLDLVAGIPTLRALGRAGGPTHRIAELAAAHRRSAMATLRIAFLSAAVLELLATLGVALVAVSVGLRLVFGEVTLAAGLTALLLAPEVFWPLRRVGVQFHAAQDGKTAADAALRLQVAAPERTPGHLTPHAGIIQLDELTVVRRDGPAPDRLSATAIPGEVTVLTGPNGSGKSTTFEVILGLSPASSGRVLIGDTDIADADLPTWWPQVCWLPQRPVLLPGTVRSNLELFGPLADIDKACRAAGFDDVLAVLPDGLDTVIGRGGAGLSLGQRQRLGLARALGSTAPVLLLDEPTAHLDAGTESRVLEAITERARQGATVLVIAHRTPVLAVADQVVTVGGALSVPS; via the coding sequence ATGCGGCGCTACCTCGTCGCATCGGCGGCGTGCGGGGTGCTGATCGGCGGTGCCACCGTGGCGTCGGCCTGGGTGCTCGCCCATCTGGTGGCCGGGGTGATCACCGACCCGACGTCGCGAACCGTCGCGCACTGGTCGGGGCAACTACTGATCCTGGCCGGGCTGTGGGCCGTGCGCACCGCCGGATCCTGGCTACAGGCCCGGCTCAGCCAGCGGGCCGCGACGGCGGTGATCGGCGAACTCAGCGCCGAGGTGTTGCGCTCGGTGACCGCCCGAGCCCCGCACGAGCTGACCTCGGTCCGCGACGAGGCCGCGGTGATCCTCACCCGCGGGCTGGATGGGCTGCGCCCGTACTTCACCGGGTATCTGCCCGCGGCGGTACTGGCCGGGATCCTCACGCCACTCACGGTGATCGTGATCGCCGTCGCCGATCTGCAGGCCGCCGTCATCGTCGCGATCGCACTGCCACTCATCCCACTGTTCATGATCCTCATCGGCCGGCTCACCGCGGATCGCTCGGCGGCGGCGCTGGCGGCGATGACGACGCTGCAGTCCCGGCTGCTCGACCTGGTCGCCGGGATCCCCACCCTGCGCGCCCTGGGCCGGGCCGGCGGGCCGACCCATCGGATCGCCGAACTGGCTGCCGCGCATCGCCGTTCGGCGATGGCCACCCTGCGAATCGCCTTCCTGTCGGCCGCCGTCCTGGAACTGCTCGCGACCCTGGGCGTCGCACTGGTCGCCGTCAGTGTGGGACTGCGGTTGGTGTTCGGTGAGGTGACGTTAGCCGCCGGGCTGACCGCACTGCTGCTGGCCCCCGAGGTGTTCTGGCCGTTGCGCCGGGTGGGTGTCCAGTTCCACGCCGCGCAGGACGGTAAGACCGCAGCCGACGCGGCGCTGCGCCTGCAAGTTGCCGCTCCCGAACGCACCCCTGGGCACCTCACCCCGCACGCCGGCATCATCCAGCTGGACGAACTGACCGTCGTCAGGCGCGACGGCCCGGCACCGGACCGGCTGAGCGCCACCGCGATTCCGGGTGAGGTGACCGTGCTCACCGGGCCCAACGGCAGCGGGAAGTCCACCACCTTCGAGGTGATTCTGGGACTGTCCCCGGCCTCGTCGGGCCGGGTGCTCATCGGCGACACCGATATCGCCGACGCCGACCTGCCGACGTGGTGGCCGCAGGTCTGTTGGCTGCCACAGCGACCGGTCCTGCTGCCCGGGACGGTGCGGAGCAACCTGGAACTGTTCGGACCGCTGGCCGATATCGACAAGGCCTGCCGCGCGGCGGGTTTCGACGATGTTCTCGCCGTCCTGCCCGACGGCCTGGACACGGTGATCGGGCGCGGCGGGGCGGGGCTGTCGCTGGGACAGCGGCAGCGGCTGGGCCTGGCGCGCGCACTGGGATCGACCGCGCCCGTGCTGCTGCTCGACGAACCGACCGCGCACCTGGACGCCGGAACCGAAAGCCGGGTACTGGAGGCGATCACGGAGCGCGCCCGACAGGGTGCCACCGTGCTGGTGATCGCCCATCGGACGCCGGTACTCGCCGTGGCCGACCAGGTGGTCACCGTGGGAGGTGCCCTGAGTGTCCCCTCGTGA
- the cydB gene encoding cytochrome d ubiquinol oxidase subunit II — translation MDLQTFWFIILAVLFIGFLVLEGFDFGVGMLMALFGRASSGDPEKHRRAVLNTIGPVWDGNEVWLITAGGAMFAAFPGMYATMFSGLYLPLLAILLSMIMRICAIEWRGKINDPNWRRWADIGIAVGSWVPALLWGVAFAMLLRGLPVDADHQIHLSVSDALNPYTLLGGLATCGLFLFHGAVFLALKTEGAVRDDATKFTIRLALPVTVIVAGFGLWTQLAYGKDWTWLVLGIAVVAQLGAVMLVWSRGGDGWAFAATATVIASVVVLIFGCLYPNLIPSTLDPAWSLTIHNASSTPYTLTIMSWAAVLVTPLVIAYQAWTYWVFRQRISADRIPDPAGLSPRLP, via the coding sequence ATGGACCTGCAGACGTTCTGGTTCATCATCCTGGCCGTGCTGTTCATCGGCTTCCTGGTGCTGGAGGGTTTCGACTTCGGCGTCGGGATGCTGATGGCACTCTTCGGGCGAGCTTCGTCAGGTGACCCCGAAAAGCACCGCCGCGCAGTCCTCAACACCATCGGCCCGGTCTGGGATGGCAACGAGGTATGGCTGATCACCGCGGGCGGGGCGATGTTCGCGGCCTTCCCCGGTATGTACGCCACCATGTTCTCCGGCCTGTACCTGCCGTTGCTGGCCATCCTGCTGTCGATGATCATGCGCATCTGCGCCATCGAATGGCGCGGGAAGATCAACGATCCGAATTGGCGGCGCTGGGCCGACATCGGCATCGCCGTCGGATCATGGGTGCCCGCGCTGCTCTGGGGCGTCGCCTTCGCCATGCTGCTGCGGGGTCTGCCGGTGGATGCCGACCATCAGATCCACCTCTCCGTCAGCGACGCCCTGAACCCGTACACCCTGCTCGGCGGGCTGGCGACATGCGGCCTGTTCCTGTTCCACGGGGCGGTGTTCCTCGCGCTGAAAACCGAAGGCGCCGTGCGTGATGACGCGACCAAGTTCACCATCCGGCTTGCTCTGCCCGTCACGGTGATCGTCGCCGGCTTCGGCCTGTGGACTCAGCTGGCGTACGGCAAGGACTGGACCTGGCTGGTGCTCGGTATCGCCGTGGTGGCACAGCTGGGCGCGGTCATGCTGGTGTGGAGTCGCGGTGGGGACGGCTGGGCATTCGCGGCCACGGCCACGGTGATCGCCTCGGTGGTGGTGCTCATATTCGGCTGCCTGTACCCGAATCTCATTCCCTCCACCCTGGATCCGGCGTGGAGCCTGACCATCCACAACGCCTCGTCGACGCCCTACACGCTGACCATCATGAGTTGGGCCGCGGTGTTGGTCACCCCCCTGGTCATCGCCTACCAGGCCTGGACCTATTGGGTGTTCCGGCAGCGCATCTCGGCCGACCGCATCCCCGACCCCGCGGGACTGTCACCGCGCCTGCCGTGA
- a CDS encoding cytochrome ubiquinol oxidase subunit I, with the protein MDALDVSRWQFGITTVYHFIFVPLTIGLAPLIAVMQTVWVLTGNTAWYRLTRFFGKLFLINFALGVATGIVQEFQFGMNWSEYSRFVGDVFGAPLALEGLVAFFFESTFLGLWIFGWSRLPRLVHLACIWIVAIAVNASAFFIIAANSFMQHPVGAHYNPETGRAELTSISALFTNNTAWAAFPHAVAGSFLVAGTFVAGVCAWWMVRTPDSDDARTMYRPATILGCLIAFVSAAGLFFTGDAQGKLMFQQQPMKMASAESLCHTEIDPKFSVLTVGTHNNCDSVTHLIEVPYVLPFLAEGKFTGVKLEGVKDLQDSYQERFGPGDYRPNLFVTYWSFRAMIGFLAVPMLFALTALWLTRGGRIPRQRWFAWFALLTLPTPFLANSAGWVFTEMGRQPWVVAPNPTGDQLVRLTVQQGVSHNSAATVWLSLILFTALYAALAVIWFFLLRRYVVEGPLEHDSEPVPPTPPGEDDVAPLSFAY; encoded by the coding sequence ATGGATGCGCTAGATGTGTCGCGTTGGCAGTTCGGGATCACGACCGTCTACCACTTCATCTTCGTCCCGCTCACGATCGGGCTTGCCCCGCTCATCGCGGTGATGCAGACGGTGTGGGTCCTCACCGGAAACACCGCGTGGTACCGACTCACCAGGTTTTTCGGGAAGCTGTTCCTGATCAACTTCGCCCTGGGCGTGGCCACCGGCATCGTCCAGGAGTTCCAGTTCGGGATGAACTGGAGCGAGTACTCCCGATTCGTCGGCGACGTGTTCGGGGCACCGCTGGCCCTGGAGGGCCTGGTCGCCTTCTTCTTCGAATCGACCTTCCTCGGGCTGTGGATCTTCGGCTGGTCCAGGCTGCCCCGCCTGGTGCACCTGGCCTGTATCTGGATCGTCGCCATCGCCGTGAACGCCTCGGCGTTCTTCATCATCGCGGCCAACTCGTTCATGCAGCACCCGGTCGGCGCGCATTACAACCCCGAGACCGGCCGCGCCGAATTGACCAGCATCAGCGCCCTGTTCACCAACAACACGGCATGGGCGGCGTTCCCGCACGCCGTTGCCGGATCGTTCCTGGTGGCCGGAACCTTCGTGGCCGGGGTGTGCGCATGGTGGATGGTGCGCACCCCCGACTCGGATGACGCACGCACGATGTATCGCCCGGCAACCATCCTGGGCTGTCTCATCGCCTTCGTCTCCGCGGCCGGCCTGTTCTTCACCGGTGACGCCCAGGGCAAGCTGATGTTCCAACAACAGCCGATGAAGATGGCGTCGGCGGAATCGTTGTGCCACACCGAAATCGACCCGAAGTTCTCCGTCCTCACCGTCGGCACGCACAACAACTGCGACAGCGTCACTCACCTCATCGAGGTGCCCTATGTGCTGCCGTTCCTGGCCGAAGGCAAGTTCACCGGCGTCAAGCTGGAGGGCGTCAAGGATCTGCAGGACAGCTACCAGGAGAGGTTCGGTCCCGGTGACTACCGGCCGAACCTGTTCGTCACCTACTGGTCTTTCCGCGCGATGATCGGATTCCTGGCGGTGCCCATGCTCTTCGCACTCACCGCGTTGTGGCTCACCAGGGGCGGCCGAATACCGCGGCAACGCTGGTTCGCGTGGTTCGCACTGCTCACCCTGCCCACCCCGTTCCTGGCCAACAGCGCCGGCTGGGTGTTCACCGAGATGGGCCGACAGCCCTGGGTGGTGGCACCCAACCCCACCGGCGACCAGCTGGTGCGGCTCACCGTGCAACAAGGGGTGTCCCACAACTCCGCGGCCACGGTCTGGCTGTCGCTGATCCTGTTCACCGCGCTCTACGCGGCGCTCGCGGTGATCTGGTTCTTCCTGCTCCGGCGTTACGTCGTCGAAGGACCGCTCGAGCACGACAGCGAACCCGTCCCACCCACACCACCCGGCGAGGACGATGTCGCGCCGCTGTCGTTCGCCTACTAG
- a CDS encoding HdeD family acid-resistance protein: MTTVAPPSLLPHLWKSTLVSGVLAVALGAAVLAWPKISIVVAASFFGAYLLITGIAQVIFAFSLHVSAGGRVLLFISGAASLILAVLSFRHLYDAVLLLAIWIGVGFVFRGVATAVSAISDPTLPGRGWNIFVGVISLIAGIVVLASPFDSIATLALVTGIWLVVIGLMEVVTAFGIRSTSKKLTEALGGGLSQEPAQSSS; the protein is encoded by the coding sequence ATGACAACCGTCGCTCCCCCAAGCCTGCTGCCACACCTGTGGAAATCCACCCTGGTCTCGGGCGTTCTCGCGGTGGCACTCGGCGCCGCAGTGCTCGCCTGGCCGAAGATCTCGATCGTCGTCGCAGCCAGCTTCTTCGGCGCCTATCTGCTGATCACCGGTATCGCACAGGTGATCTTCGCATTCAGCCTGCACGTGTCGGCCGGCGGCCGGGTACTGCTGTTCATCAGCGGCGCGGCATCGCTGATCCTGGCGGTGTTGTCTTTCCGTCACCTTTACGACGCCGTGCTGCTGCTGGCGATCTGGATCGGTGTCGGGTTCGTGTTCCGGGGTGTGGCCACCGCGGTCTCGGCGATCAGCGACCCCACCCTGCCCGGCCGGGGCTGGAACATCTTCGTCGGCGTCATCAGCCTGATCGCCGGCATCGTCGTGCTGGCCTCACCGTTCGATTCGATCGCGACGCTGGCCCTGGTGACCGGTATCTGGCTGGTGGTCATCGGTCTGATGGAGGTCGTCACCGCCTTCGGCATCCGGTCGACCTCCAAGAAACTGACCGAGGCGCTGGGCGGAGGACTGAGCCAGGAGCCGGCTCAGTCCTCGTCATGA